Proteins encoded together in one Riemerella anatipestifer window:
- the uraH gene encoding hydroxyisourate hydrolase has product MKKVALWLAFLFTGILFAQEVKYQLSSHILDITQGKPAPGVSITLSKQNKNGVWVKVDEKVTDENGRIKNFLKEEKGVSHQGIYKLTYHTTPYFEKLGQQSFYPFVEVVFELKDSSHYHVPITLSPYGYSTYRGN; this is encoded by the coding sequence ATGAAAAAAGTAGCGTTATGGTTAGCATTCCTATTTACAGGAATTCTTTTCGCACAAGAAGTCAAGTATCAGTTGTCTAGTCATATTTTAGACATTACTCAAGGAAAACCAGCTCCAGGAGTAAGCATTACCTTGTCTAAACAAAATAAAAATGGTGTTTGGGTAAAGGTAGATGAAAAGGTAACAGATGAAAACGGGAGGATTAAGAATTTTCTAAAAGAAGAAAAAGGAGTAAGCCATCAGGGGATATACAAACTTACCTATCATACTACACCGTATTTTGAGAAGTTAGGGCAGCAGAGTTTTTATCCGTTTGTAGAAGTTGTTTTTGAGCTAAAGGACAGCAGCCACTATCATGTACCTATTACCTTAAGCCCTTACGGATATTCTACTTATAGAGGGAACTAA
- a CDS encoding GlcG/HbpS family heme-binding protein — MKKSIMVLVGLLLVQFSLAQYTEQGTSLNQEGALELAKQAHIEARKLGKKVSVAVLNNSGVSLLLLKGDQVGPHNTEASRRKAYTSLSTKTPSFELMQKAASNPTAQNLNTLPELLLLGGGVPVWKDGELIGSLGVSGAGGGEQDHNVAKKAVENMGYEITK, encoded by the coding sequence ATGAAAAAAAGTATAATGGTTTTAGTAGGTTTATTGTTGGTTCAGTTTTCTTTAGCACAATATACCGAACAAGGGACTTCGCTCAATCAAGAGGGAGCTTTAGAACTGGCAAAGCAAGCTCACATAGAAGCTCGTAAATTAGGTAAAAAGGTATCCGTAGCAGTCCTAAACAATTCGGGGGTAAGTCTTTTATTATTGAAAGGCGACCAAGTAGGACCTCATAATACCGAAGCCTCTAGGAGAAAGGCTTATACTTCGCTTTCCACCAAAACCCCAAGTTTTGAATTGATGCAAAAGGCAGCCAGTAATCCTACGGCACAAAACTTAAATACCCTGCCAGAGCTTCTACTTTTAGGAGGAGGCGTACCCGTTTGGAAAGATGGGGAACTGATTGGGAGTCTAGGGGTTTCTGGAGCTGGTGGTGGAGAACAAGACCATAATGTGGCCAAGAAGGCGGTTGAGAATATGGGCTACGAGATAACCAAATAA
- the sufC gene encoding Fe-S cluster assembly ATPase SufC: MLNIKNLHAKIEDGAEILKGINLEIKPGEVHAIMGPNGAGKSTLSSVIAGKEDYEVTDGEIFFEGENIVEDAPEERAHKGIFLSFQYPVEIPGVSVTNFIKAAINETRKANGLEDMPAKEMLALIREKSELLGIKKDFLSRSLNEGFSGGEKKRNEIFQMMMLNPKLAILDETDSGLDIDALRIVSEGVNHFKNEGNAVLLITHYQRLLNYIQPDFVHVLADGKIIKTGDKTLALELEEKGYDWLL, encoded by the coding sequence ATGTTAAATATAAAAAACTTACACGCTAAGATAGAAGACGGAGCGGAAATCCTTAAAGGGATTAACTTAGAAATAAAACCAGGTGAGGTACACGCTATTATGGGACCTAACGGAGCTGGGAAATCTACCCTTTCTTCTGTAATTGCAGGAAAGGAAGACTACGAAGTTACCGATGGAGAAATCTTTTTTGAAGGGGAAAATATAGTAGAAGATGCTCCAGAAGAGAGAGCTCATAAGGGGATTTTCCTTTCGTTCCAGTATCCAGTAGAGATACCAGGAGTTTCGGTAACCAATTTCATCAAGGCAGCCATCAACGAAACCAGAAAGGCTAACGGGCTGGAGGATATGCCTGCGAAAGAAATGTTGGCACTTATCCGTGAAAAATCCGAGCTTTTAGGGATAAAGAAAGATTTTCTTTCTCGTTCTCTTAACGAAGGTTTCTCTGGAGGAGAAAAGAAAAGAAACGAGATTTTCCAAATGATGATGCTTAATCCTAAACTGGCTATCTTAGATGAAACCGATTCTGGGTTAGATATTGATGCATTAAGAATTGTATCCGAAGGGGTTAATCATTTCAAAAATGAGGGAAATGCGGTGCTTCTAATCACTCATTATCAGAGATTGCTTAACTACATTCAGCCAGATTTTGTACACGTATTGGCGGACGGTAAGATTATTAAAACAGGAGATAAAACTTTAGCACTGGAGTTAGAGGAGAAAGGGTACGATTGGCTACTCTAA